From the genome of Oryza glaberrima chromosome 1, OglaRS2, whole genome shotgun sequence:
TAGTTAACTATAATTAAGCTGTGCTGCTTGCCTGCCACTAGTCTGCAGATCTcttatataactatatatactTCGCAATTCCCTTTTCTcgctttttcttattttaaacaGGCTTTAGTACTTCAATTCCTTTCCATTTTGAAAAAACAAGTACATAAAAGCGTAGGCATGGCAAGATAGAACACACAACACGACGAGGAGTGTATGAACATGtatgcttgattgattgatcagcttaaattgctttaattttgtgtcctgaatatgttttttttagaactgtCCTGAATATGTAGAACTTCGGTGCGTCCCAAGCTGTGCCGCAACGATAAGGCCGACACGGCCGATGAGGCACGTCCGGGGATGCATTATTGTCTGGACAACATCAGGCGCTTGCTAATTGATCATTGACGGCTTCTTGATTAGAAATCACTCGCTATAAATGTTGGAGTACTTGACATACACCTCTTTGATAAGATGCCTTGAAAATACATATTTCAAATTAATTCGAGAATTATTCTTACATATTTCAAATTACTTCGAGAATTATTCTTCTATATGCTATAAAAAccttaaaatatgaaattattacTTTGTGTATAATCTAGCACCGAAGGATCTTGAAATATTCCATAAAGAATCTTAAAATACGTTTTCCTTAGACGGTAGTATGATGGGCCGATATAAGCACGTTTTTTTAGCAGTCCGGCCCAGAAAGCCCAGGCAAACAAAAGAAAACGTACGCGCGCCAAAACGAAACCAGGATCCGACAGGAAGTTGACACGTCGGACGCCACCCTGTCCTACGTGGCCGGAACGGACCACCCGCGTATTGACAAGTCACCGCCGCGGTGGCGCCACGGGAGCCACGTGTCACGCGCCCATGAGCCGACCGGTCGCGCTCAACTAGTGGAGGCTCCGGCATGCAGGATTATGATTGCCATTTGTTTAATCCAGTCTCTAATGATGGATGGTTAGTGCGGTTTGGCGTTCGTTGCATTTGCGGGTTTCAGCGAGCTAGACGCCCTAGACCCTCTCCGGCTCGTAGAAAACTCGGTTTAAACACGCAACTCCGTGGGCTCGTTTCGAGTTTGTATTTTGTCTTTGTGTGCTTTTAGCTCGGTGCATGGAAGTTGCAAGCATCTTAAAGTGGAAAGTTTTGTGCTTGCCGGAAATCAAATGCTCAGTTGTTCTTTTCACTACTGTTATATCAATCGTGCAGGGACTCTCGAGAAAACATCCTTTTATTAGTTACATGCTATcgaaatagttataaaaattaagtaaatagattaatatgtggtaaaacacttcacaaacatataagttaaaattcaatttcttcaagttgtaaaaaaaattaaattataactatttaatGTATATTCATAGTTTTTTTCGTTTCTTGTACAGGTTAAATTTGATCTTGCATATTTGTAGActgatttatcacatattaatctatcctattgctattttaaaatttgttcataactatttagatgatacacaaataataataatgttcgAGAGTTTAGAATAATTTCCTCAATCGTACTGCACTACTGATACATATATGTCCTGCCTCTCAAAACCATGGAAGATGCCGCTGTATTGTGTGTTCTTTTTGCTTAATTAAACTTACTCTTTCTGAAACATAATTTTAAGGACTACCGGAAAGATAAGGAGGTCGCATAGTGCTAAAGCTCGTAGGTTCAAATCTTCACCCCCGCCTTAATTCAAACATATAACCTCCGTTCTAAATTAAATCAATCTAAAATAGAATAAGACATTACCTAATACAACAAATTTGGTAAACAAActcttatttaaatttgtttatgtaatatcatattttattttagattgATTTATTCTGGTACACAAAGAGTAGGTGATCtctaccaaattttttttagagaatatGGGGAATTGGAAGTCTGAAACTGAACTACGTACTGAAGCACTTCCGTGTAATTCTGCATCTGGTCAAAAAGCCTGTCTGTCCTGTGTGTCTCCTCTGAATTTTGCCGGTAATCCGGCTCCCTTACGTACAATAGGTAGTGTGGTGCATCTTATCTCCACGACTCCCCTCCATTACTCGCACATGCCTCTGAATTGATCGACAAGTCCACAGGGTAAGTACTTCTGTTAaagtctttctttttttttcccccgcGGTGCCCACTAAGCAAAGAACAAAAATCACACAGACTGAAATGACGGCGACCCGAAATATCTTTACTATTAAAATTCCACTGCGCACTGTCACCTTCCTATATAAACGGCCACCCTCGCCGTGCGACGAGAGAACTCTTCTCCCACGAGACCAACGTTTTCTACTGTGCACGTGCGTACGTTGGTTTCCTCTTGGAGTTTTACACGAAGGAATTGAAGTGAGCTACCAAGACATGGACGTCGAACAGCTGCAGCAGCATGCCAGGAGGCTTCTGTCGAACGGCAGggtggtgtcggcggcggcggcggcgcgtcgtccGGCACCGTTCAGCTCGCTGGACGCGACGGTGATCACGGTCCTGTCCCTCCTCCTCTGCGTGCTCGTCGTCGGGCTCGTGCTCCACGCGATCGCCCGGTGCGCGTTCCGCGTCACGCGGCGCGTGTGCTACGGCCAGGAGCCGCCCGGGGAtcacggcgacgaggcggcggcggagcgatgCGCCCGGGTAGCCAGGAAGAAGCCGGGACGCGCCATCGCGGAGAAGATCCCGGCGATCGTCTGCCCGGTCGGCGGGCTCGATCGGCTCGCCGGTTGCGGCTCGACGGAGTGCGCCATCTGCCTCGCCGAGTTCGCGCAGGGTCACCGCGTCCGCGTGCTGCCGCGCTGCGGCCACGGCTTCCACGCGCGGTGCATTGACCGATGGCTCGCCGCGAGGCAGACCTGCCCGACGTGCAGGCGGGAGCCgttcgcggcggccgcggccgtgcaGCTGCAGGTTTACcctgacgccgccggcggccagcaCGAGACGCCTTAGCACCAACGTGACTCAACTGTACAGTAGGCTATCAGTAGTTGGGAACACAGTGAacatttttttgcttttcttttgtcATCCGAGATACTGTGGTCattatctctgttttttttttcttttctgttatGTTCATGTCGAAGTGACCCGGTTCCGATGAAATGAAGGTGAAAACCACCCGAGTAAACTTTACTGAAAACTGCAAAAATATGTACCATCAGGTTGTGATTTGGTTCAGGCTTGTAAACCCATTTGCAAATATTGCACGGAGAGTGCCAACTTTTGAATCGTCTGAATTGTTTCAGACACGATGGGAGCTGCATCTGGagtgttttttttctactttcGAGAGGTATAATACTCtactaaaatattatatatacaatAGAACTGAACAAAAACTCAACTCAGGAGTATAATATACATACTCTCtctagtcaaatttattttatgttgagTTTAGTTCTCCcaacgtcaaatatttttacTAGATCAAGTATCTCTTAATATATTCtaaatacaaaacaaaaaaaaaatccatgaaatTGACGATATATTGTGTGATCTGTTCCACAATGAAATGGGCAACAGGCCCATTGAGTAAATTCGGCCCACGGACGTACTCCAGGAGTGCCAGCCTGCTACAACACTAGTCTGACGTTGTTACTCTACATTGTACTGTACATACGAGTATTAGTATAGTAGTAGCAGAATTAGAAAAAGAGGAATCGGCCTACGGTGTATCTCGTACTATAAAAGATGGATGTTTGTGTTGTGGATTTGTGGTGGCGTGTATCTCCCTCGTAGTCTGAAAAAGTTAACTAAGAACGCATATTTGCTAACCACGGGTAATTCCAGATTCCCTTGCTACTGGTTAAGAATCGTTTTGACTTGTACGGGGTTGCTGAATTTTCTTTGCCGATGAGTTATAGATGATGACGGCCGACTGATGAATTGGTGACTTCCTGAAGTTCAAAGCAGGTACGCTGAATAATGCGATGCTTATCGCTGTTTCTGAAGACATCATTTTCCCCTCTGTCTCACTGCAAAGTGAATCACAATACCATGTGCCATATTCGATTGTTTGCTGCAAAATGAACCTTCCGGGGAGGAAATCTAGTCAATTTATGAATAGTTTAGCGCAATAATTAGCTGAAATGGGGAGGCATGAAGCACGCTTTTTGACTGCAAGTCGGTTACATCTTCATTCCGTCTTCCCCCCGGCCGTCCAGAGTgggagctgcagctgcagctacCACTGCCACAAACCTTTCCGCCTCACTGAATTATTGGCTCACGTAATGGGTTCTCCTGAGGCCTTCCACTACTGGAAGCTGCAAAGCACTGTACTATAGCTAGCGTGTGCCTCGTTAATTATACTTTTCTGTTGCCAATAATGCAGCCACTATTGCCCAGAACAACTGACACTAATACGCGGGCAAAGTGATCAACTGAGCCGTAGTATTCGCGTATCAACTTATCATATCCCCCAGTGCTGAAAGCACCAACAGGATATCAACATATGCTGTTCTTCCGGCATCATAGGATGGAACTGCGTCAACTTTCTGAAAGAGGGTAATACAGTATGAATTATTGCTGCTTTGCGTGGCTGGAAAAGTCAATTATTGGGGGAGAGTTCGGTTCTCTGCCGGCTGCTTGCTCGACCGAATGATGCATTCTGCTGTAGCTAGTGATAGTGCTACGCATTAGTGTTTTGTACGGTCTTAATCAATTGTGGTCTGTAGAATTTGATGGAGCAAGCTCTTCGTGTTGCATCCTTGGTCCAATCTTGTGCTTGATATGTCCGAGTCACAACGCATGAAAGTTGTTTCGCGTAATTTGTGTCGTATATACTCCGTATCTCCTAGCAGAAGAAGATCACGATCATCCGACGAGGACTTGTGTTGAGGTGACAAAATGGTCCGCGTTTTATTCGTGTGACCCTGGTGTAAATCGGTTTAGCTCAGATCGCACCTCGGTAGAAAAGTGAACCCGTAAATGGTACGACAATTGGCGAGTTTTCTCCCCTTAACTTTGtcttttattttgcttttcttttatttttctttctctttacTACTGTAGGCAGAAGCCAGAAAAGCTAAAGAGACGaatttcctctcttctttttttgaaGGAACTGAGCACGGTGATGCCACAGGAGCAAGTAAGCAAGAGTATTTACTCCCAGAAGCCCAATCCATTGATCTTCGTGAGACTTTCAGGAGAATCCAAGCCCAAATAGGTCTCAGGCGAACGGCGACCAGCTCAACAGGCCTATAATTGGCATCCAAACTAAGCCCAAATAGACAAAAGCCCCGCAGCTGGACACCTTGCTATTCATCCTGGACTTTCGCAACGGGAAACTCATGGGCCCTCAAGGTGATTGGCAGCGCAGGCCGCCTTCGCCGTGCTagcaggattttttttattagtttaaatttttatttacaaaaaaaataaaaaatattttttattcaaacttaTATTccatccgtcctataaaaaacgaatctagtaccagatgtgatatattctactacgatgaatctggatagatgtatgtctagattcatactactaggatgtgttacattcggtattagtttggttttttatgaaacggagggagtatgtatttaGTAGTGCATCTCTACCCTCTCTTAAACGGTTTTTATGACATGACACACGACTGTGGATGCAAGTTAGCATCCACGCGGAGGGAGGTCAACCATTTTATAGGCAGCCCTCTTCCGCTCTCCTAAAGGACTACAAATGGTTGCTCGTAAAATCTTTGTGCGGCTATTAACATACACCAACGGACATGTCACATGTGCCacgtcataaaaaaaaatcatcttggAGGAAAATAGGGTTGTAGAtttataaagagtaaatttaaaaaaattaaagataagTTGATCAAATTACagtaaaactacatatttaagataatgtaccacaaaactatatatttaacatTAAATTTTTTCCAAAACTAGATATTCAAGGTGGAGTGCCGTAAAACTATAGATATAGAAAAatgttatcacaaaattacGGGTGTTTACAACTCAAACATAGAAGGATTTAAAACCtaatttttgtaattttgtaattttgtgattttttacgATACTTGGTCACAAACCTAAAATTATGCGATAAACTTAGGCTGCGTTCAGGATAAGGGGTTGGGAACCCGAAGCACGCAttattgcataattaattaaatattaactttttttaaaaaaaggattaatatgattttttaaaactacctttttatagaattttttctGCAAAAACCTCACggtttagtaatttgaaaaacgtgcaggcggaaaacgagagatatGAGTTGGGAAAAATTAGAGGAATAACACAACATTAGTGTCAAATATCtagttataaatatatagttttgctaTAATTTAGTTATAAAGCATAtgcagttttgtgaaatttaatcATTTATAAAgctttgaaaaaatatttttgtttaacattttattaataactaaaattaaaaatattctGCAAGCAACCGGATCGCTGTCAGCCTGTCACCGCCTCACCGGCGAAGGCTGACGGGGTCACGGGAGTAGGTTGCGCGGTCGGCTTCCACCGCACGCCAGCACGCCCCGTCCAAACCAGCCGGTGGCCCACCGGCCATTAAGAAACCGACTCCGACGTGGCCGTTCCGGTTTCGGCACCGAAAGTCCGTCCGTTTCCGTTGCCAACTTGCCAATACCCACCGACCCGGCACGCCAGTCCAGGTCAGGTCAGACACCTTCGGCTTGGCTGGCTCAGTGGTTTGCCCAGGTCGCCTGCCTCGTGCTCTGCCGTGCCGTGACGGTGCCATGTCACGTTCAAACGGCGAGGCAAAGGGGAGGAGGGTAGCTGAGCACACACGCGGTCCGTGC
Proteins encoded in this window:
- the LOC127760118 gene encoding RING-H2 finger protein ATL72-like; the protein is MDVEQLQQHARRLLSNGRVVSAAAAARRPAPFSSLDATVITVLSLLLCVLVVGLVLHAIARCAFRVTRRVCYGQEPPGDHGDEAAAERCARVARKKPGRAIAEKIPAIVCPVGGLDRLAGCGSTECAICLAEFAQGHRVRVLPRCGHGFHARCIDRWLAARQTCPTCRREPFAAAAAVQLQVYPDAAGGQHETP